The Engystomops pustulosus unplaced genomic scaffold, aEngPut4.maternal MAT_SCAFFOLD_119, whole genome shotgun sequence genome has a window encoding:
- the LOC140107130 gene encoding leucine-rich repeat and immunoglobulin-like domain-containing nogo receptor-interacting protein 4 encodes MNARRCPQSPHPPALLLSLGIFIRVLCSCCPPPCVCPPQDNATLCRHRLLSFVPVEIPLTSNFLDLSYNRIRSLQHGAFSHLSYLQEIDMSHNQLSRIEPGAFSSLPNMRILLLHHNQLKLLPPGVFTGMPDLTWLDARANQLVILLDQTFRGLKELRHLEISDNPLLFISPGAFLGMPVLQRLGLEKTKLSVVPSHALTTLQRLSELRLGGVTSTVLYDLTFSGMSLLRVLDMDRWPSLRNLGQLSLSGLNLSSLSLTQCNLTVVPREALQSQVYLRRLDLSRNPIGVLRELDFSPLSGLEELRLSGGGLRYVPSGSFHGLDNLRLLDLSHNPLRWVAEDALPPPGTLETLLLSDTNLSCDCRLCWLLHQKINFGGNPPVCAAPENLQGTVIPDHSEMLCPELFTCQPPKILENGPRELKVKEGDRLTVTCQSHGVPEPSIHWVLPQTIWTELDLLGGRLTTQHPHYTTTLAAEVTGSIWLHTHSQRWRAINMPLRKKAAEDVAGRISVSPGGALHFLPIQVQDTGAYLCLASNLAGNDSAWIHLEVTPYNGSTLLPPLSIVHTHLLAVITAGGVLPFISSVTLCFIFIFLWSRGRGNIKHTANIDYIPRTSRGTSSSEDNKFTMKLI; translated from the coding sequence aTGAACGCCAGGAGGTGTCCACAGAGTCCGCATCCACCAGCCCTTCTCCTGTCACTTGGGATCTTCATCCGTGTTTTGTGCTCCTGTTGCCCCCCGCCATGTGTCTGTCCCCCCCAGGACAATGCCACCTTGTGTAGACACAGGCTCCTAAGCTTCGTCCCAGTTGAGATCCCCCTCACATCCAATTTCCTGGACCTCAGCTATAACCGTATCCGGTCGCTGCAGCATGGAGCCTTTTCCCACCTTTCATACCTGCAGGAGATAGACATGAGCCACAACCAGCTGTCCCGCATAGAGCCGGGAGCCTTCAGCAGCTTGCCAAACATGCGGATATTACTACTCCATCATAATCAGCTGAAACTGCTGCCTCCAGGGGTCTTCACGGGGATGCCAGACCTGACATGGCTGGATGCGCGGGCAAACCAGCTGGTCATTCTCCTTGACCAGACATTTCGTGGCTTGAAGGAGCTGAGACACTTGGAGATCAGTGACAACCCTCTTCTCTTCATATCTCCGGGGGCTTTTCTTGGAATGCCAGTGCTCCAGAGACTGGGTCTGGAGAAGACCAAGCTGAGCGTGGTgccaagccatgcacttactaCACTGCAACGACTTTCAGAGCTGAGACTGGGTGGGGTAACCAGTACCGTGCTCTATGACCTCACGTTTTCAGGTATGTCACTCCTGAGAGTCCTGGACATGGATCGCTGGCCCTCCTTGAGGAATCTTGGCCAGTTGAGTCTGTCTGGACTGAACCTCTCCTCCCTTTCATTGACTCAGTGTAACCTGACCGTAGTCCCAAGAGAAGCGCTGCAGTCTCAAGTTTATCTTCGAAGACTTGATCTTTCCCGGAATCCAATTGGTGTTCTTCGAGAGCTGGATTTCAGTCCTTTAAGTGGTCTGGAGGAGCTGCGGCTTTCTGGTGGAGGACTGCGCTATGTTCCATCAGGATCATTCCATGGTCTTGACAATCTTCGTCTGCTGGATCTTTCACACAATCCTCTTCGTTGGGTGGCAGAAGATGCTCTTCCTCCTCCAGGAACCTTAGAGACGTTACTTCTCTCCGATACTAATCTCTCATGTGACTGCCGGCTATGCTGGCTTCTACATCAAAAGATAAACTTCGGTGGCAACCCCCCAGTATGCGCAGCTCCAGAAAATCTACAAGGAACAGTCATCCCAGACCACTCAGAGATGCTCTGCCCAGAGCTCTTCACCTGCCAACCACCAAAGATCCTGGAAAATGGGCCACGAGAATTAAAGGTCAAAGAAGGTGACAGGCTGACCGTAACATGTCAGAGCCATGGGGTACCCGAGCCGTCCATACATTGGGTGCTGCCACAGACAatctggacagagctggatttgtTGGGGGGACGGCTGACCACACAACATCCACACTACACAACAACATTGGCGGcagaggtcactggatccatatGGCTGCACACACACTCCCAGAGATGGAGAGCAATAAACATGCCTCTGAGGAAGAAGGCGGCAGAGGACGTGGCAGGGAGGATATCCGTCTCACCCGGAGGCGCTCTCCACTTTCTTCCCATACAAGTCCAGGACACTGGAGCCTACCTCTGTTTGGCCAGTAACCTGGCCGGGAATGACTCTGCCTGGATCCACCTGGAAGTGACTCCATATAACGGTAGCACTCTCCTTCCACCTCTCTCCATAGTACACACTCATCTGCTGGCTGTCATCACCGCTGGCGGAGTCCTACCCTTCATCAGCTCTGTGACACTCTGCTTCATCTTCATCTTCCTCTGGAGCCGAGGACGAGGGAATATCAAACACACGGCCAACATAGATTATATCCCCAGGACTTCCAGAGGAACATCATCCTCAGAGGATAACAAATTCACTATGAAACTTATCTGA